TGCCTGCGCCGATGACCCGCAGCTACATCTCGATGATGCGGGCAACGAGCGACCTGTTCACCACCCGATTTCCAGATCTGGTCATTTGCCACCGCAGTGCGACGCCCGAACAGGCCAAGTCCCCGCTGGGCCAAACCGAAGACGCCGCTCTCGACTGGCTCGCCAATGGCGGCAAACGCTTCCGTCCCTTTATCACGTTGGCCGCATTTGACGCCGCCCGAGGCGGCGACTGCGTGAATGGTCGGGTTGACCCTCAACAGGTTCCCTTTTCTGCCGGCGCGGCGAAAGTGGCGATGGCGATTGAAGCCTTCCACAAGGCCTCGCTGGTTCATGATGATATTCAGGACGACGACCTGTATCGCTATGGACGCAAAACGCTCCATCGCAGCCACGGCGTCGGGCCGGCGATCAACATTGGCGACTACCTGATCGGCATCGGGTATCGTCTCGTGAATGAGGCCCGTCACGAGATCGGCAGCGACGCCGCCTGCGACATCATCGAGGCGATGTCACAAGCCCACATCAAGCTCTGCGACGGGCAGGGGGCCGAAATGGCCTGGCAACATGCACCCGATTGGAACATCACGCCGCTCGATGCCCTGCAGATTTACGCCCTGAAAACGTCCCCTGCGTTCGAAGCAGCGCTGATCGCCGGATTTCGTCTCGCCGGCGATGTGCAGCCTTTCAAAGACGTTGTTTCCCAGTTCTGTCGCCAGCTCGGCGTCGGCTTCCAGATTCTCAACGATCTGAAGGACTGGCAGGGAGACAGCGACAACAAGCTCGTCGCCGGGCAGGATGCCCTGGCCCTGCGACCAACGCTGCTGCTGGCCCTCGCGCTGCAGTCCGCTTCGGACGAACAGCGTAAACGCATCCGCCACATCTACGAACAGTCCGGCCACAACGCCGCCCGGCTCGAACAGCTTCGGGACATCTTCTCGACGCTTAATGTCTTCGAAAAAGCCCAGGCGCTCGCCGAGAAATCGCGTCAACGTGCGGAGGCCTTCGCCGACGGAATCGACAGTGACGAAATCCGGCAATTGCTGTATTTCTTCGTCGACAGCGTTCTCTCGCGCGAAGGGGAACCGACCCCGCTCGAACAGATGCAGGCACGCAATCAATCGCTCCTGCCGATCGTCGCTGTAGGTTGAATTTCAGGTGGCACAGACATTTCTGTCTGTGCAAAGAAGCGTCACATCGTCAGCTTCGGTCGACAAAAGACGGTCACACCTGAAAAGTAAAAGTTGACGATGTACTCGTTTCATCAAGTGAAAACCGTCCATTCGCCTGCCCCCGGTAGAGCAAACTGCTCTCCTTGGTGAGTTATGCCCCGTATTCGCAATCTGGTACCCGTCCTGCTGGTGCGGGATCTCGACAGTTCGATTCGCTTTTACGTCGACGTGCTGGGATTCCACAAGCAGTGGCGACAATCCACGCCCGACGCAGGTGAGAACTGCCTGCTGAACCACGGCACCGTCGACCTGCTCCTCTCCACCGGCCCGCACCTCGGTTCGACACCTCAGTTCACAGGCACGTTCTATCTGTCGATGTTCGACGTCGACGAGTTCTACGAACAAATCCGCGACCGCGCCGACGTGGTCTGGCCGCTGCAGACAATGCCCATGGGCCAGCGCGAATTCGGCATCCGCGACCCTGACGGGTATGTTCTGGCGTTCGCTGAGATCGTGTGAGAAACGAACTCCCCTCGCCCCGGTACTCCGGGGAGAGGGGTTGGGGGTGAGGGGCCAAACGTCATTCGACGCGGCTTTTTTCGGATTCTATTACTCAAGCAACGTGCTGATGTAGGTTGGCTTCCTAAAAAGCCAGCAATTCACGTCGGGGCCAACATTTGTCACCAAACGCGTGGTCCGGCAAAGCAGTATGATGCAAATGGTATGGCAGAATGCGTCCACCGGAGGCCAAAAATGGCGATGGAATTGACCCTCAAAGGTTTGCGCCGGCTCGGGGGTATCAACGCTGAATTCGACTACAAGCTCGCCAATGCATATGCCTCCAGAATTCGGCAGTTCGTAAAGCAGATGGAATCACATCTCACACGTCATGGAGCGCCGCTGTACACTCCGTTTACTGATGTGACTTCACAGCTTGAGATCGATTTTTCGAACGACATTCAAAAGCAGCTAGATGCATTTATCGCACAGAAGCCGACTTACTCGCCTAGCACAAAGAATGCTTGCAAATGGTACTTAAAAGAACTCTGGGCGATGGATTCAGGCATGCTGCCACAGCAAAACAGTATTTATGAGCCATTGATTCAGGTGCTAGAGCTTGGCGGCGATTTCTACGAGCATCACGGAGCGATCTGTATTCGCGATGTCGCGACCTTGCCATACATAAGGAATCAGACATGAAGCGTTGGGATTGCCATCATGGTTCAGGGAGCTGGTCGCAATGACCATGTAGGAAAGCAGCCTGAGTGTCAAAAATGCATAGAACACCACAACTCGGACAGGTGATGCATCCCCCTCCAAGGCCTGCGGTCACCACTTCAGTTCGTTCGCCGCAAGATGGACACAAGCCACTTCGCAAATGAAGTTGAGGCTCAAAAGTCTCTGGTAACTTTCCAGATTCTTTGAGAATCCTCATTGCAGCTGCCAAGCGGCGATGTTTGAGTGCCAAGTAGTCTTTGCGTGAGAAATTGGCTTCTACAAGACTCTCGCGTTGAGGCCACCATTCAGACCATGGCCCCACGCTGGCTGGAGCCAGCAGTGCATTCAGGAAATATTGGAAACACTCGTCCATCAATGAATTGGTGTAGAAAATTTACAAGTGACGTAGGCTGGGTTTTCGCTCCGCGAACCCAGCCTACAGGAGTCAAGTGTCACTGAAAAGCATGAAGTCAAAGCCGACACATTCCCGGATTTGGCAGTTCTCTGTGACATTGAGAACTGCCGCCAGTTCTTGATCCGTGATGACCCTGGAAGACTGACCGTCAATCAGGTGCAATTCATTGCCATCATAGGCCAGGCGGCTTTTCTCAATGATTTTATACCCAAGTATTGTTGGCTTGAGTATCACCAAAGTTCTTCCGTCAATGTGAGCGGGATGGTGCATTGGTTTTGCGGCGCTGCCCCATCGCATTCGGTCCGGCGGTGATCTTCGCGTTGGTTGGACTCTACGAAAACACGAACCACAAACTGATGTATTTCATGAAGAATGGACCCGTCCCGGTTGCGATCCAAAACCATTGGAGCGGCGCATAGAAAGCGACGAAGACCGGTTCGGCAGGCGTGCCCCACAGGCCCAGCAATTGCATCGCCAACATCGCCGGCCCGACGCTGGCGGCATACGCCAATGTCGCAAGTGCCGCGTACAACCCAGCCCAGATGGGAAGATTCGTACGGCCCAAACGAACTTCGGCTCTGGCTTCTGGATGTTCTCGATCGGCCCGCTGCGGTTCGTTCATTTTTGGAGTTCCGCTTTTGCCCGCTCAGGCAACTGCGAATTCATTGCGGGCACATCGACAATGTTACGAACTTTTCTTTGGGGTCGGAAAGAATGCCAGTTTGCATCCGTAGCCAAGTAGCGGCGCACTGAGCACGAAACTCGTCAGGAAGCCAGTTCCGTTACCGGGTGCCGGATCAGGAAAAAGTGGAAAAAGCCAAATGGCCAGCCCGCCGGCGATCAAAAGGTAGCCAACAACCAGTTCTCGGAGTCTGTGCATTGCTCGGTTCTGTCGTGGCGTGATGTGTCGATCATTGGCAAGCTCTGGCAAACTCGAACAGCATGACCAAAGATAATGTCATTGAAACGCAAATTGTGGCTGTTTTGTAATTCACTTCTCGCGAGAGACAAATGGCCATCTGCACGACCGGCAAAATAACCAATGCCAAGGCGTTCAAAAGAACCACGAAGGTAAAAATAAGGATCGGGCGAGGGCTATGCATCTGCCCGCGAGAGTCCAGGAATAAGCCGAATTCAAGCAGCCCCAGTAAAATGAATTGAAGGCAGATTGGAACCAAAGAGAACCTGTTCATTTCATTTGCTTTCGCAAATTCCACAAGCAAACGTTCCATCGCACACGGCTGAAGGGCCACACCTGACAAGAGCCTCATTAAGCGTACTGCGTTTTCGAGAGAACAGGTACCATGCATTCAATATCTCTGGCGGTAGGCCATCCGGGGAAAAGGATTTCGACATGGTGAGGACGACTCAGCAAGTTGGGAGAGAAGTTCTGAAACGAAGCATTACAATTGGTCTGGCTTTCGTTTGTCTCATTTTGGCGTTCGTTTCCGTCAGGTCATCAACTCCTTCCATTGACCGGCCGAGCCGCACTTCAACAATGGACTTAAAATCGTACATCGGAAGGCCACTTGAGGAACTCCTGGCTGACCCTATGCTTGTCATGAAGTCGATCAAGGATGTTCACATCATGCAGAGCCCAGACGGCATCACTTCGCTCCCTGTCAAAGACTGGATGAACAAAGCCGGTACCGTCTGGATATGGGCAAGCGTGCGGCCGGAGTTAACGGAGTCCGGATTCATATCGGTCAGCCTGGAAGGACGTTTGCGAGGCAAAGACGCTGCGGACGTTGTTATTGCTGTACTCCAAAACAAGCATCCAATTGAATCGGACATTCTGATCGAGTCGATCTGCGAGGTTCAGAATCTCGTCCCATCCCTGGCGCAGCCGCGTTGACCATCGAAAGAGTTGGCGGCATGGCTCAATTCTCAGTACTCCTGCGAGAGCTGGTCGCAAAGTCAGATGATTCAAGTCAGATCGACTGGTCATCTGTGTTTGTGTTGGCGGTCTATGCCATGCTGTTCGTGGCGATTCTCATTCCGATGGTTGCCGCCTGCTTCACGGGCATTTCCTTCTCGGAATCACCTCACTGAGTCCTGCGGTCTGGCGATTTGCATTCTCTTCCTCGCTCCTCCTCCCCCCAGGGCTGGATTTTCGTCCGGGCTCGATTACAACCGATGCTGAGCAGTTCAACAGAGTGGGTGCCAGCAAGGAATCGTGCGATGGTCCGTTGGGAATCGGGGCGGCGGAGTGACAATGTTGAAGATGTCCGGTCCCGCGGACCTGGGGGACGGGTGGCCCTCGGCGGCGGCGGGACCATCATTATGCTCATTCTGGTCTTCATCTTTTCCGGTGGAGACCTTGGTCAGGTGCTGCGGTTCTTCCTGGCCAATCAGGGGAACGTCCAGCAACAACAGGCTCCCGCCCAGCCTGATCCGGAGGAAGACCAGCAGGCCGAGTTCGCCAGCGTCATCCTGGCCGATACCGAAGACGTCTGGACTGAACAGTTTGCCAAACTGGGCAAGCAATATCGCCCCACCCCGATGGTCTTGTACCGGGGTCAGGTCCGGACCGGTTGCGGCGTCGGCAGTGCCTCGGCCGGCCCGTTTTATTGTCCCGTCGACCAGAAGGTTTACCTTGACCTGACCTTCTACGAAGAACTCGACCGCCGCTTCGGCGCCCCCGGCGACTTCGCCCGGGCGTACGTCATTGCGCACGAAGTCGGGCACCACGTCCAGAATCTGCTGGGGATCATGGACACCCGTGAGCAGATGCTCCAGCAGATGAGCGAGAACGAGTTTTCCGTGCGACTCGAACTCCAGGCCGACTTCCTGGCCGGCGTCTGGGCACATTACGCCAACATCGACCGGCACATTCTCGAACCCGGCGATCTGGAAGAAGGTCTGCGGGCGGCCTCGGCGATCGGCGACGACACCCTGCAGAAGCGCTCCCAGGGCTATGTCGTCGAAGACTCCTTCACCCACGGTTCCTCCGCACAGCGGATGAAGTGGTTCAAAAAGGGGTACGAGACCGGCGACCTGCGGCAGGGGGACACCTTCCGCGCCAAGGATCTGTGATGAGAGTCGTTCGCAGTTTTCAGTTGTCAGTTATCAGTTCAGACCAAGTCACACTGGAGAAAACATCCGCCGGATGGCTTTCAGGGGTTTCAAACTGACAACTGACAACTGATGACTGACAACTGAGAACTGATGACTGAGAACTTCTGAACGACGGTCAGTTGTCAGTTTTATAATCCAGGGGAAAGGCCCGTGAGTTCGCTCCGGTCCCCCCTGGATTGCTGCGTTTGGTGCGGCAATATCTGCTGATGCCGCATCAGGTTATTGCAAGAAACCTGACGCCGTGAACGACAGGCGTTTTGGTCTGTTAATGGAACTCATTACCAGGCAGGGGATTGATGCAATCTCCAATCGCCGCCCATCCTTCATAATTCGTCTTGTCGCATTTCTGGCCATCCGGTATTCCTCCGCTCCATCTGTCGGCTCCCGCCGGCTTCATTTCGATCTGATCCCCACCAGTTGCCTATTTTTTGTTCGCGGGCAGGAGACCGCGATCCCCAGCATCAGCCGCCGGCATTGATGCCATTGCGGACTGCTGGCTCAGGTTGCATCTCTCAATCCCCACCTCGTTTATTTCCACTCGCAAGGATGCGATTGCTCTCAAGACGACTCATCGAGTCGCCTCATGCTTTCAGCGTGCGGCTTGAGCGCAAAGGACACGGACCGAAAGCAGATTCGATGCCAGGTGTCGGTCAAGACACTCGTCGAGAACGCCAGCCGCACCCGCGGAGGCGCGCCGCATTGTTCGGCAGCGCTGTCGCGGTGTGGATTGCTGCCTGCGCCTCCGTCGCCCTCGCTCAGCGTCCGTTCCCCGGCGCAGCCCCTGCCAGCCAGCCCGCACCCGTTAAAGAAGTTCCTAAAGAAACCCCCGCGCCCGCTGCGAAAACGCCGGTCAAAACGGCCGCCGCCGAACAGCCTAAAGGCGAAACCAAGCTCCCGACGACCTCCACTCCCCGGCGTCCGGGCGTCAACAATTCGCTGTCGAACATCACCCCGACCAGCGGCATCCGGGACGAAAACGTCACACAGACTGAACTCTCCATCGAGAAGCTGCTGGATGACCCGTTGGCCGACGTCATCATCGAAGGCAACGACACCATCCGCACCGATGCGATCCTGCGATACATCCAGTGCCGTCCCGGCCGCGCTGCCTCTTCACGCATGGTGCAGCAGGACGTCACGCAGTTGTTGAACACCCGCTGGTTCTACTCCGTGCAGCCGGTCTACCGCAGTGCCGACGAAGGCCCTGTGCTGGTCTTCAAGGTGGTCGAAAAGCCGATCCTCCGCAGCGTGACCTTCCGCGGCAACAAGAAAATCAAAACCGGCGAACTCGAAGCGCACACCGGACTGCGTCCGAATCACGCTTACGACGTGTCCGCCAACCGCGAATCGGTCTACCGCATTCGCCAGCTCTATCACGACAAAGGTTACCGCTTCGCCGAGGTCACTCTGGCAAAGGGGGAATCTCCGGAAGACCGCGACGTCATTTTCGATATCGTCGAAGGCCCCAAGTCGAAGATCTGGGGCATCACCTTCGACGGCAACGAAGCGATGAGCGACGGCATTCTCAAAACGAAAATCAGCTCGAAGATCGTCAAGCTGTGGATCATCCAGGGGGACTACGACCCCG
This genomic stretch from Planctomicrobium piriforme harbors:
- a CDS encoding polyprenyl synthetase family protein, whose protein sequence is MFEPSLDLPSDTLPVSSSPRATSPAQTSMYDDDPVPQKRTRRKSTSHLKAVPESLTDRERIKSAAEQFAKSLSKTQPFSRNNLEAWGRQLLEDLGEQEKHLGFAMVLIGNFFWKQQFLSVPFNRRMLLLPHCLKHAAGCPAEYNQFGLDCEKCGACSIADYKVRAEQLGYKVLVAEGSPVVLRIIVEGYVDGILGVACLNVLEKAIDKVLIAGVPSYAVPLHSGDCKNTTLDEAWIWEVLEQYEPLPAPMTRSYISMMRATSDLFTTRFPDLVICHRSATPEQAKSPLGQTEDAALDWLANGGKRFRPFITLAAFDAARGGDCVNGRVDPQQVPFSAGAAKVAMAIEAFHKASLVHDDIQDDDLYRYGRKTLHRSHGVGPAINIGDYLIGIGYRLVNEARHEIGSDAACDIIEAMSQAHIKLCDGQGAEMAWQHAPDWNITPLDALQIYALKTSPAFEAALIAGFRLAGDVQPFKDVVSQFCRQLGVGFQILNDLKDWQGDSDNKLVAGQDALALRPTLLLALALQSASDEQRKRIRHIYEQSGHNAARLEQLRDIFSTLNVFEKAQALAEKSRQRAEAFADGIDSDEIRQLLYFFVDSVLSREGEPTPLEQMQARNQSLLPIVAVG
- a CDS encoding VOC family protein → MPRIRNLVPVLLVRDLDSSIRFYVDVLGFHKQWRQSTPDAGENCLLNHGTVDLLLSTGPHLGSTPQFTGTFYLSMFDVDEFYEQIRDRADVVWPLQTMPMGQREFGIRDPDGYVLAFAEIV
- the ypfJ gene encoding KPN_02809 family neutral zinc metallopeptidase; this encodes MVRWESGRRSDNVEDVRSRGPGGRVALGGGGTIIMLILVFIFSGGDLGQVLRFFLANQGNVQQQQAPAQPDPEEDQQAEFASVILADTEDVWTEQFAKLGKQYRPTPMVLYRGQVRTGCGVGSASAGPFYCPVDQKVYLDLTFYEELDRRFGAPGDFARAYVIAHEVGHHVQNLLGIMDTREQMLQQMSENEFSVRLELQADFLAGVWAHYANIDRHILEPGDLEEGLRAASAIGDDTLQKRSQGYVVEDSFTHGSSAQRMKWFKKGYETGDLRQGDTFRAKDL